From the genome of Methylocystis bryophila, one region includes:
- a CDS encoding COX15/CtaA family protein translates to MVEVFHFPHQVPDVVHRPTPRNAIALRNWLYLVAALVFAMVLVGGATRLTESGLSIVEWKPVTGVIPPLSAAEWQAAFDDYKKIPQFAQMFPDMDVDGFKAIYAWEWAHRLLGRLIGLVFAVGLAWFWLRGRIPPGYKGKLLFILALGGLEGVVGWWMVKSGLSQRVDVAQERLAIHLLIASLIFSACLWVAGGLGEPRPSHIHAGRGRLRFVSKLTLGLVFIQLGLGGLVAGLRAGRIDNTWPLMEGGFAPSVETLFRLDPWWLNLVNNEVTVQFMHRTMAYVIFVIVFLHLLDAAANATGMAARGAAILFGHVLGQIALGVAALVLVEGYWYWANTPHILLALAHQAIGVAVLAVATLQARRLHAL, encoded by the coding sequence ATGGTCGAAGTATTCCACTTCCCTCATCAAGTCCCCGACGTCGTTCATCGGCCGACGCCGCGAAACGCCATTGCGCTGCGCAACTGGCTCTATCTCGTTGCTGCTCTTGTCTTCGCGATGGTGCTTGTCGGCGGCGCGACGCGGCTCACCGAGTCGGGACTCTCGATCGTCGAATGGAAGCCGGTGACGGGCGTGATCCCGCCGCTCTCCGCCGCCGAGTGGCAGGCGGCATTCGACGACTATAAGAAGATCCCGCAGTTCGCCCAGATGTTTCCCGACATGGACGTCGACGGCTTCAAGGCGATCTACGCCTGGGAATGGGCGCATCGTCTGCTCGGCCGTCTCATCGGGCTCGTCTTTGCGGTCGGTCTCGCCTGGTTCTGGCTCAGGGGACGCATTCCGCCGGGCTATAAGGGCAAGCTGCTGTTCATTCTGGCGCTCGGCGGATTGGAGGGCGTCGTCGGCTGGTGGATGGTCAAATCCGGGCTTTCCCAACGCGTCGACGTGGCGCAGGAGCGGCTCGCGATCCATCTGCTGATCGCCTCGCTGATTTTTTCCGCCTGCCTCTGGGTCGCCGGGGGGCTTGGCGAACCGCGCCCGTCCCATATCCACGCCGGCAGAGGCCGGCTTCGCTTCGTCTCGAAGCTCACCCTCGGCCTCGTCTTCATCCAACTGGGGCTTGGCGGGCTCGTCGCGGGCCTGCGCGCGGGGCGCATCGATAACACCTGGCCGCTGATGGAAGGCGGCTTCGCGCCCTCGGTCGAGACGCTGTTCCGGCTCGATCCCTGGTGGCTCAATCTCGTCAACAACGAAGTGACCGTGCAGTTCATGCACCGGACCATGGCCTATGTCATTTTCGTGATTGTCTTCCTGCATTTGCTCGACGCTGCGGCCAATGCGACCGGCATGGCGGCGCGCGGCGCGGCGATTCTTTTCGGCCATGTGCTCGGGCAGATCGCGCTCGGCGTCGCGGCGCTCGTGCTCGTCGAGGGCTATTGGTATTGGGCGAACACGCCGCATATTCTGTTGGCGCTCGCGCATCAGGCGATCGGCGTCGCCGTGCTCGCCGTCGCGACCCTGCAGGCGCGACGGCTGCACGCGTTGTAG